Sequence from the Penaeus vannamei isolate JL-2024 chromosome 25, ASM4276789v1, whole genome shotgun sequence genome:
atatatatatatatatatatatataaatatatatatatacatatatgtatatatatatatatacatacatatatatacatatatgtatatacatatacttgtatatatatatatatatatatatatatatatatatatatatatatatatatatatatattcatatatatatattcatatacatatatatatgtatatatacatatatgtatatatatatatatatatatatatatatatatatatatatatatatatatattaatatatgtgtgtgtgtgtgtgtgtgtgtgtgtgtgtgtgtgtgtgtgtgtgtgtgtgttttgtgtgtgtgtgtgtgtgtgtgtgtgtgtgtgtgtgtgtgtgtgtgtgtgtgtgtgtgtgtgtgtgtgtgtgtgtgtgtgtttgtgtgttttttttttttttttttttttttttttttttttttttttttttgtgtttgtgtgtgtgtgtgtgtgtgtgtgtgtgtgtgtgtgtgtgtgtgtgtgtgtgtgtgtgtgtgtgtgtgtgtgtgtgcgtgcgtgcgtgtgcgtgtttgtgtgtgtatatgtgtgtatatatatatatataatatatatatatatattatatatatattatatatatatatatatatatatatatatatatatatatatatatatatatatatatatatatatatatatatatatatatatatttacacacagccatacatagccacatacacatggacatacatgcacacaaggaATCACACACATACTTACCGCTTGCGAAAGACTTACCTGGAGGTGTTGGAGATTTATTGCAATTGGACCTTTTTCGGCTGATGTTGCCGTTTTTTGCGCCACTGTTGCGACCTCGTCACTGGCCCATTTATATACCAGCCCTGCCTCTGTCATACTGGTGAGCCTGAATTAAAatccatttttatatgtatgtttctctctcacctttccgtcTGTTAATCtacttgtacttttttttttttttttttttttttttttttggggggggtgaccTCTCATTCTACACTCATGTTTACTCAGCCACTCACGCTTTGCTGAAGATGTCTCGCAATGGTGAGCCACTGCTGCAGGCGATGCCATAGCCTTGGGGCATGAACGTTTCGCGCGCAATGTAGAATTCATGAACACCCAGCTGAGTGGCCTTCAGTTTCGAGTTTAGTTCAGCGTTGATAAACACAAACTTGTCTTTCAGCACCTGTTGGTAATGCCATGAGGTGTAATTCTGTTCACATACGGCATGAGGCAGAATGCGTTCCACAGCATTTCTAAGTTTGCACTTGGTCACTTCAAAAAGTTACTGCTTACCTTTTCAATTCCACTCCCTGGCGAAGGAAGGAAGCTGTTCGCTGGGTCTTCATGGTCAAACAGTTCCCATACTTCTCGGTAAATTCCACCTGATGCACTCTGTCAGTAAGGGTAAGTTACAAGAAAATTCGACACCTAGCATAAAGATGTCTTGACCTAACCCTaaaataaatattgaataaatGAAACAAGTAATGAAACACTGAATATGAATTTCTGCAAACAATAAATCATCAtttgttagaagaaaaaaaaacattcatgttGTCACTGCAATGAATATCTACCCTTTTCTTCCATTATCCCCAATCCTTGTCATAACCCTCGGTTTCCCTCACAACCATCCTCTACCTTCATTTTGTCTCTCCAATCTTCCCGACCTCAGTTTCAGCAACCATTTTCTCATATTCTCACATTTTCACACACTGCAGCATCCTGTCTCTAAGCCTTCCTTCGCCATCAAGATATTCCGTGGTAGCCTATTCAGTCAAGAGCATCTGCTGTGGTCAGTGCTCTGACGAAGATGACTTTGCTAGCATCGAGCGACTTGGTTCAGTCAGTGACTATCTTCAACATTTGCCTGGTGATTATTCCTTTTTCATAAACTTCCACGTCTTGTCGCTATTTCCATGAAAGCTTATTAGCACATCTAAAATGTGAGGAGCGAATTGGACAATCCCCAAAGAGGAATTTTTAGAACTCGTGTTGTTTCACCTTTTGGCAGAGCTACATTTTGTGGGTGTAAACAAATCTTTTTGCTGGCATATACCTTAccgaacaaacaaaataaataacaaattctATTCTCTTTATTGATTTCTCAAGTTCATGAAATTACTGCTTTCAATCACTATAGTGGTATGTAGAAAACAGTTGACTAGAAAATAACTATCCCTTAAGAATAtaccaaggatatatatatatatacatatatatatatgtatatatatatatatatatatatatatatatatatatatatatataaatatatatatatatatatacatatatatatatatacatatatatatatatatatatatatatatatacatatgtatatacatatatatatgtatgtaaatatatatatatatatatatatatatatatatatatatatatatatatatatatatatatataatataatataatataatataatataatataatataatataatataatataaatataatataaatataatataaatataatatatatttacatacatacatacatacatacacacataaaacattcatacattcacacattcacacattcacacacacacacacacacacacacacacacacacacacacacacacacacacacacacacacacacacacacacacacacacacacacacacacacaaacacacacacacaaacacacactcacacacacacacacacacacaaacacacacacacagacacacacacacagatatatatacatatatatatatatatatatatatatgtatatatatatatatatatatatatatatatatatatatatatatatatatatatatatatatatatatatatatatatatatatatactttctctctctctctctcttctcttctctctctgactctctcctcttctcgtcttttttctcttctcttctctctctcactctctctcgctcgctctctctcccctcctccctcactccctatctctctctttttctcattctctctctctctctcccctcctcctcctccctctctctctctctttcatccccctccctctctccctccctcccccaccctctctctctctccctatcaatttctctctcttcctctccccctatctctttatctctctcccactcgccatctctctctctttctcttctcctgcctcctgcctttttctctctctcctcttctcttctcctccctctctctctctcttacttcctctctctcctcctcctcctccctctctctctcttccatctaccttcccccccccctctctctctctctccctctttctctcattaaatTTCCTGTTCTTTcagaatataaacaagaaaaagtaaaCTCTACCTTGAAAACCTCCTCGAAACTGGACTCTCGTGTAGTACCGATGGTGAAGCCGTCCTCATGAGCCGCAGCCAAGTCATGGAGAGAGTCAATTGGCTTCTCAAAACTTGGCACTGCAAGCACAGCTGTCAGCGTCCCCGAGTACAAGGctgcatgtacgcacacatatatatgaatatatacatacatgcatacatacatacatacacacacacacacacacacacacacacacacacacacacacacacacacacacacacacacacatatatatatatatatatatatatatatatatatatatatatatatatatacatatatacatatatacatatatacatatatacatatatacatatatacatatatacatatatacatatatgtgtgtgtgtgtgtgcgtgtgagtgtgtgtgtgtgtgtgtcagtgtgtgtgtgagtgtgtgtttgtgtgtgtgtgtctgtgtgtgtgtgtgtgtgtgtgtgtgtgtgtgtgtgtgtgtgtgtgtgtgtgtgtgtgtgtctgtgtgtgtgtgtgtgtgtgtgtgtgtgtacatgtatatatatatatatatatatatatatatatatatatatatatatatatatatatatatatatatatatatatatatatatatatacacacacacacatatatatatatatatatatatatatatatatatatatatatatatatatatatatatattcatacatacatgcatacatacatacatacatacatacatatacacatacatgcatatatat
This genomic interval carries:
- the LOC138866396 gene encoding glutamate receptor ionotropic, delta-1-like, with the protein product MRSCIHFTHKYYFRLKVWLCICVSAVLIAPASFLIGQFSVGVLGLKERDAGLHRSLHSFFFNMYRTLMVQGNRITTRYWPLRLTFYFWYLFSFCVYALYSGTLTAVLAVPSFEKPIDSLHDLAAAHEDGFTIGTTRESSFEEVFKSASGGIYREVWELFDHEDPANSFLPSPGSGIEKVLKDKFVFINAELNSKLKATQLGVHEFYIARETFMPQGYGIACSSGSPLRDIFSKALTSMTEAGLVYKWASDEVATVAQKTATSAEKGPIAINLQHLQEVAVGSATI